From Achromobacter spanius, a single genomic window includes:
- a CDS encoding aldehyde dehydrogenase family protein: MDTPQDILRNLGLNSSALTGGTLIARSPIDGAELAQVHEHTVAQAHAAITRARQASLAWRDVPAPRRGELIRLFGETLRQHKQELGRLVSLEAGKIVAEGEGEVQEMIDICDFAVGLSRQLYGLTIASERPGHRMMETWHPLGVVGVISAFNFPVAVWSWNAALALVCGNAVVWKPSEKTPLTALACQALFAQAVQRFGDAPAGLSEVLIGGREVGEALVDSHTVALVSATGSTRMGRQVGPRVAQRFGRVLLELGGNNAIIVGPTADLDMAARGIVFGAIGTAGQRCTTTRRLIVHESIADQLVQRLHKAYASAPIGNPLDSGNLVGPLIDRASFDAMQAALTAAREQGGKVAGGERVLADQYPDAWYVRPAIAEMPGQTDVVCHETFAPILYVMRYKDFGDALAMQNGVPQGLSSAIFTNDLREAETFLSAAGSDCGIANVNIGTSGAEIGGAFGGEKETGGGRESGSDSWRNYMRRATNTINYSRNLPLAQGIKFGE, encoded by the coding sequence ATGGACACTCCTCAAGACATCCTGCGCAATCTCGGACTCAATTCCAGTGCGCTCACCGGCGGCACCCTGATCGCCCGCAGCCCGATCGACGGCGCCGAACTGGCGCAGGTGCATGAGCACACGGTGGCCCAGGCCCACGCCGCCATCACCCGCGCGCGGCAAGCCAGCCTGGCATGGCGTGACGTCCCCGCCCCGCGCCGCGGCGAACTGATACGCCTGTTCGGCGAAACCCTGCGCCAGCACAAGCAAGAGCTCGGCCGCCTCGTCAGCCTGGAAGCCGGCAAGATCGTCGCCGAGGGCGAAGGCGAAGTGCAGGAAATGATCGACATCTGCGACTTCGCCGTCGGTCTGTCGCGCCAGCTCTACGGCCTGACCATCGCCTCCGAGCGCCCCGGCCACCGCATGATGGAAACGTGGCATCCGCTAGGCGTCGTCGGCGTCATCAGCGCCTTCAACTTCCCCGTTGCCGTCTGGTCCTGGAACGCCGCGCTGGCGCTCGTCTGCGGCAATGCCGTCGTCTGGAAACCGTCGGAAAAGACTCCCCTCACCGCCCTCGCCTGCCAGGCGCTCTTCGCGCAGGCCGTGCAACGCTTTGGCGACGCGCCCGCCGGCCTGTCCGAAGTCCTGATCGGCGGCCGCGAGGTCGGCGAGGCCCTGGTCGATTCGCACACCGTGGCGCTGGTGTCCGCCACCGGATCCACCCGCATGGGCCGCCAGGTCGGCCCGCGCGTCGCGCAACGCTTCGGCCGCGTCCTGCTTGAGCTGGGCGGCAACAACGCCATCATCGTCGGCCCCACCGCCGACCTCGACATGGCCGCCCGCGGCATCGTCTTCGGCGCCATCGGCACCGCCGGCCAGCGCTGCACCACCACCCGCCGCCTGATCGTCCACGAAAGCATCGCCGACCAACTGGTCCAGCGCCTGCACAAAGCCTATGCCAGCGCCCCCATCGGCAACCCGCTCGATAGCGGCAACCTCGTCGGCCCCCTGATTGACCGCGCTTCCTTCGATGCCATGCAAGCCGCCCTGACGGCTGCGCGCGAGCAAGGCGGCAAGGTCGCGGGCGGCGAACGCGTTCTGGCCGACCAATACCCCGACGCCTGGTACGTGCGCCCCGCCATCGCTGAAATGCCCGGCCAAACCGACGTCGTCTGCCACGAAACTTTCGCGCCCATCCTGTACGTGATGCGCTACAAGGACTTCGGCGACGCGCTCGCCATGCAGAACGGCGTGCCGCAAGGCCTGTCGTCCGCCATCTTCACCAACGACCTGCGCGAAGCCGAAACCTTCCTGTCCGCCGCCGGCTCCGACTGCGGCATCGCCAACGTCAACATCGGCACCTCCGGCGCCGAGATCGGCGGCGCTTTTGGGGGTGAAAAGGAAACCGGCGGCGGCCGCGAGTCCGGTTCGGACTCGTGGCGCAACTACATGCGGCGCGCGACCAACACCATCAACTACTCGCGGAATCTGCCGCTGGCGCAAGGGATCAAATTCGGGGAATAA
- a CDS encoding phospholipase A, producing MTSRRPFHRSPTTRFLAAALALGAAGSAAAGVSYRLDRPSAAPGETVTIEAVFFNEGGSRVDWQAPPELVLQWRSPDGQIVRSLAKLKSGRDNYSVPVNNFARMSWSAEVPATARGLQAVSIEGQPSMMALDATGRDSGTLATTPAQTPVVDARSGQPIPPAAVAAAGASPEAGPAPAATIEPTVEQAAFDKFRSAFSAYKPVYFAVGTRGLTTARFQLSAKYRLISPRGGEDTWHDDFYLGYTQTSLWDLESDSKPFIDTTFNPSVFWMTDDIWKSENQNWRFGMNTGVEHASNGKDGEDSRSLNDGYIEPRFHYRFDSGSTLTFAPKVKAYFGVASENSDYSAYAGHVDWQLRWAQDNGAVVSAMYRQGDQKRRTTQLDFAWPLRRTFLNWNGYLHLQYFNGYGETLLGYNQRNESQFRVGLSLIP from the coding sequence ATGACCTCCCGCCGTCCTTTTCACCGCTCTCCCACCACCCGCTTCCTTGCCGCCGCCCTGGCCCTGGGCGCGGCCGGCTCCGCCGCGGCAGGCGTGTCATACCGGCTGGACCGCCCCTCCGCGGCGCCTGGCGAAACGGTCACCATCGAGGCCGTCTTCTTCAACGAAGGCGGCTCGCGCGTCGACTGGCAGGCCCCGCCTGAACTCGTCCTGCAATGGCGCAGCCCCGACGGCCAGATCGTCCGCAGCCTCGCCAAACTGAAAAGCGGCCGCGACAACTACAGCGTGCCCGTCAACAACTTCGCGCGCATGTCCTGGTCCGCCGAAGTCCCCGCCACCGCGCGCGGCCTGCAAGCTGTCTCCATCGAAGGCCAACCGTCCATGATGGCGCTCGACGCCACCGGCCGCGACAGCGGCACTCTCGCGACCACACCCGCCCAGACACCCGTCGTCGACGCCCGCAGCGGCCAACCCATCCCGCCCGCCGCCGTCGCCGCCGCAGGCGCGTCGCCCGAAGCCGGCCCCGCCCCCGCCGCCACCATCGAACCCACCGTCGAACAAGCCGCCTTCGACAAATTCCGCAGCGCCTTCTCCGCCTACAAGCCCGTCTACTTCGCCGTTGGCACCCGCGGCCTCACCACCGCCCGCTTCCAGCTCAGCGCCAAGTACCGACTCATCAGCCCGCGCGGCGGCGAAGACACCTGGCACGACGACTTCTACCTGGGCTACACCCAGACCTCGCTGTGGGATCTGGAAAGCGACTCCAAGCCCTTCATCGACACCACGTTCAACCCCAGCGTTTTCTGGATGACAGACGACATCTGGAAGTCCGAAAACCAGAACTGGCGCTTCGGCATGAACACCGGCGTCGAACACGCCTCCAACGGCAAGGACGGCGAAGACTCGCGGTCGCTGAACGACGGCTACATCGAGCCGCGCTTCCATTACCGCTTCGACAGCGGCAGCACGCTCACCTTCGCCCCCAAGGTCAAGGCCTACTTCGGCGTCGCCAGCGAAAACAGCGACTACTCCGCCTACGCCGGCCACGTCGATTGGCAACTGCGCTGGGCGCAGGACAACGGCGCGGTCGTCTCGGCGATGTATCGCCAGGGAGATCAGAAGCGCCGCACGACGCAGCTGGATTTTGCGTGGCCGCTACGCCGCACGTTCCTGAATTGGAACGGGTATCTGCATTTGCAGTATTTCAACGGGTATGGCGAGACGCTGCTGGGATACAACCAGCGCAACGAAAGCCAGTTCCGCGTGGGGTTGTCGCTGATTCCGTAA
- a CDS encoding PAS domain-containing sensor histidine kinase yields the protein MFADLKHLSHHAAWRRQLEMLLESAGEGIYGIDLRGRCIFINSAGADMLGYSPDELVGRNMHYLIHHSHADRTLMPVHDCRIFKAFRDGRGERADDEVLWRRDGTCFDAQYASYPIRNDQEVVGAVVTFSDITARKQIERELQNTQALLERRVGERTAELSAAHESLRRLSSHLSTLREEERAHIARNIHDDLGASFTALQLDLNWLRRQLSATPALQAHLDRMLDVTQTAMGATRRILNDLRPVVLDHLGLWAALEALLQDLQTRSGLQCRYLCPPDTETLRLDCNAEIAIYRIVQELLTNVQRHARARSVSVSAVWGPDGLVLTVEDDGVGMQLPEDRHTFGILGMRERARAIGGDLALDSAPGAGMRARLRLNPLAA from the coding sequence ATGTTCGCCGACCTGAAGCACCTCTCGCACCACGCCGCCTGGCGCCGTCAGCTTGAAATGCTGCTGGAATCCGCCGGCGAAGGCATCTACGGCATTGATCTGCGCGGCCGCTGCATCTTCATCAACAGCGCCGGCGCCGACATGCTCGGCTACTCTCCCGACGAGCTGGTAGGCCGCAACATGCACTACCTCATCCACCACTCCCACGCCGACCGCACCCTCATGCCGGTCCACGACTGCCGCATATTCAAGGCCTTCCGCGACGGCCGAGGCGAACGCGCCGACGACGAAGTGCTCTGGCGCCGCGATGGAACCTGCTTTGACGCCCAATACGCCTCGTATCCCATCCGCAACGATCAGGAAGTCGTAGGCGCCGTCGTCACCTTCTCCGACATCACCGCCCGCAAACAGATCGAGCGCGAACTACAAAACACCCAGGCCCTGCTAGAACGCCGCGTCGGCGAACGCACCGCTGAACTCAGCGCCGCCCACGAATCCCTGCGCCGCCTCTCCTCCCACCTGAGCACCCTGCGCGAAGAAGAACGCGCCCACATCGCCCGCAACATCCACGACGACCTCGGCGCCTCCTTTACCGCCCTGCAGCTAGACTTGAACTGGCTGCGCCGCCAGCTAAGCGCCACTCCCGCCCTGCAAGCGCACCTGGACCGCATGCTCGACGTAACGCAGACCGCCATGGGCGCCACCCGCCGCATCCTCAACGACCTGCGCCCCGTCGTTCTCGACCACCTGGGCCTCTGGGCCGCCCTGGAAGCCCTGCTGCAAGACCTGCAAACCCGCAGCGGCCTCCAATGCCGCTACCTCTGCCCCCCCGACACCGAAACCCTGCGCCTGGACTGCAACGCCGAAATCGCCATCTACCGCATCGTCCAGGAACTGCTGACCAACGTGCAGCGGCACGCCCGCGCCCGCAGCGTCAGCGTCAGTGCCGTCTGGGGCCCTGACGGCTTGGTCCTCACCGTCGAAGACGACGGCGTCGGCATGCAACTGCCCGAAGACCGCCACACTTTTGGCATCCTCGGCATGCGCGAACGCGCCCGCGCCATCGGCGGCGACCTTGCGCTCGACAGCGCCCCCGGCGCCGGCATGCGCGCCCGCCTGCGCCTCAACCCCTTGGCGGCATAA
- a CDS encoding response regulator transcription factor produces the protein MPLNLLIVDDHLIIRRGLARILEEDPRVALVHEAADGPAALRAMRQAHYDAIVLDVALGERDGLDVLKSVRADHPGLGVVMLSVYPESQFAVRALRAGAHAYLNKGCEPEELLAALTNAAAGKMYVTPTVAELLAHTVRQDSSRPPHELLSNREFQVLQLLVAGRSVSAIGEQLALSVNTISTYRSRIFEKLNVRTLVELVSYANTHQLGAI, from the coding sequence ATGCCCCTGAACCTGCTCATCGTCGACGACCACCTCATCATCCGCCGTGGCCTCGCCCGCATCCTGGAAGAAGACCCGCGCGTCGCCCTCGTGCACGAAGCCGCCGACGGCCCCGCTGCCCTGCGCGCGATGCGCCAGGCCCATTACGACGCCATCGTCCTCGACGTCGCCCTGGGCGAACGCGACGGCCTCGACGTGCTGAAAAGCGTCCGCGCCGACCACCCCGGCCTTGGCGTCGTCATGCTCTCCGTCTACCCCGAATCCCAGTTTGCCGTCCGCGCCCTGCGCGCCGGCGCCCACGCTTATCTAAACAAAGGTTGCGAACCCGAAGAACTGCTCGCCGCGCTGACCAACGCCGCCGCAGGCAAGATGTACGTCACCCCCACCGTCGCCGAACTGCTCGCCCACACCGTGCGTCAGGACAGCTCCCGCCCGCCGCACGAGCTCCTGTCCAACCGCGAATTCCAGGTACTGCAGCTGCTCGTCGCCGGCCGCTCCGTCTCGGCCATCGGCGAACAGCTCGCCCTGTCCGTCAACACCATCTCCACCTACCGCAGCCGCATCTTCGAAAAGCTCAACGTCCGCACTCTGGTGGAACTGGTCTCCTACGCCAACACGCACCAGTTGGGTGCGATCTGA